One Oscillatoria salina IIICB1 DNA segment encodes these proteins:
- a CDS encoding NYN domain-containing protein: MPRSYPQVLLLVDGYNVIGTWSSLKYTRDRQGLDSARQELVEALINYSAFEGYQTEVVFDAQYTTETGYRETYTRLLSVYYTDFRQTADTYIEKFCADYQRQVYRSLPRLIVATSDRAQQQTILGYGAEWLSALRLANEVELSIRRTRRKHRPQKQTRGRFLFNSLDAKAQERLAQLRYGIRK; the protein is encoded by the coding sequence ATGCCCCGTTCGTATCCCCAGGTTCTCTTACTCGTTGACGGCTATAACGTCATCGGAACCTGGTCCTCTTTAAAATATACTCGCGATCGCCAGGGACTTGACTCTGCTCGTCAAGAGTTAGTTGAGGCTTTAATTAACTACAGTGCGTTTGAGGGTTATCAAACTGAAGTTGTTTTTGATGCTCAATATACCACTGAAACGGGCTATCGCGAAACTTATACTAGGTTGTTATCTGTCTACTATACAGACTTTCGGCAAACAGCCGATACTTATATCGAGAAGTTCTGTGCTGACTATCAACGTCAAGTTTACCGCAGTTTGCCTCGCTTAATTGTCGCTACTTCCGATCGCGCCCAACAGCAAACCATACTAGGTTATGGTGCAGAATGGCTCTCAGCTTTGCGACTGGCTAATGAAGTTGAATTAAGTATACGTCGAACTAGACGGAAACACCGACCTCAAAAACAAACGCGAGGTCGTTTTTTATTCAATTCTCTCGATGCTAAAGCTCAAGAGCGTCTAGCTCAGTTGCGCTATGGTATTAGAAAATGA
- a CDS encoding energy-coupling factor ABC transporter ATP-binding protein produces the protein MVAQPAISVRNLSFGWREGETVLDSCSLEVPKGEFWMLLGTNGSGKSTLLRLLAGLLQPRAGDIEIIQPVGFVFQNPDHQLVMPTVGADVAFGLVEENLSYTQVRARVGEALAAVNLLDFQRRPIYALSGGQKQRIAIAGAIARRCQVLILDEPTALLDPDTQIDLVMRVQNIVKSRGLTALWVTHRLDELNYSDGAFLLESGKIVARGEPKRIARRLLRN, from the coding sequence ATCGTGGCTCAACCAGCAATCAGTGTCAGGAATTTAAGCTTTGGCTGGCGCGAGGGAGAAACTGTTTTAGATTCCTGCTCTCTGGAGGTTCCCAAAGGTGAATTTTGGATGCTTTTGGGAACTAATGGGAGTGGTAAATCTACTTTATTAAGATTGTTGGCAGGGCTTTTGCAACCTCGCGCTGGCGATATTGAGATTATCCAACCCGTGGGCTTTGTCTTTCAAAATCCCGATCATCAGTTAGTGATGCCGACGGTGGGGGCGGATGTCGCTTTTGGGCTGGTAGAAGAAAATTTGTCTTATACCCAAGTGCGTGCCAGGGTAGGGGAAGCATTAGCCGCAGTTAATTTGTTAGATTTCCAAAGACGACCAATTTATGCTTTGAGTGGCGGACAAAAGCAAAGAATCGCGATCGCCGGAGCGATCGCTCGCCGTTGTCAGGTATTAATTTTGGATGAACCTACAGCTTTGCTCGATCCCGATACTCAAATTGATTTGGTGATGCGAGTACAAAATATCGTTAAAAGTCGCGGTTTGACTGCTCTTTGGGTGACACATCGTTTGGATGAATTAAATTACAGCGATGGTGCTTTTTTACTTGAAAGTGGCAAAATTGTCGCTCGCGGAGAACCAAAACGCATTGCCCGACGACTTTTGCGAAACTGA